One genomic region from Magallana gigas chromosome 3, xbMagGiga1.1, whole genome shotgun sequence encodes:
- the LOC105327849 gene encoding uncharacterized protein isoform X2, giving the protein MTIYQPDLPEGIQEFAHAIISHMEHLNKSHQVTDIYIPHHEKMHFLDKWDIESIQREKTEFEQAVSRAVLYHLFPTVDCVFRLDPNGERYTAGQIQYAVNFRHPPEGFTAFQEDIKLPEVGIPMFSLYDGVYLERNHAEYYIGLFTPDPKMMTEGVSISGPFSQKVTAGVRDYLMKRIAGCVMFAEFSEAVYWSILLYQMNRSSYPSEIAEEILKLCSSTLGQLNVLWDMCQSLVIVTKAQQKDGHYSDEIRRQMEHFRKTAAVMFDITLIERNLGMKCLGDFLISKFDTFLSSDYTSFEVHKDLSELYFYIQGMLIQVSQHMAELCPALKSEILDVALVNHSNAQPEPIFTRRQRPDANGGVRHNPDVVHGMEDEKMRDLEHERMVVDVAANGGDYNQMIRTEGVLMQYSVDTHLDESWHTFLTALLNKDHLPPNPYPTLISLFREQAMRMDLVYQPKSNITRSLFQIHPISEEKESKAENRQSDIYKVNGVDAHGLLSSVYVLDNAGFISISEVVQPLIQNRKSEMRKQFLINVGTALSGPSILYGKAQPYLKTIDLHDHYYIQGPVEQKEEAVRVFASMVETYIVELIHKNSVPVLGLYFPSERWSWENIINRHERKGFSEFSTVIFQHVQRKEPIYMKAVVLIDWRYVTVEKYFLLHYLTDKFIDPDLFYPESGVTIYQSVFFSKEKAQFHRQNGQLEYVPELLEQDVTAAEERVDQLIAIGARQNEWLEVHRGVLLKSLLGMVRDDNIKEITDTDVDHFEVLSKEQTYIVEAWYVLHSMAAQMEYMIALTGSLQDLTQLFMEMDQYKKKYDDYMAKVTKEERPPTPPKEQKKKEKERKKKEKLAKEMREKEEKTNKVSLLERQKMIVNEKNAEEVKAEEEKEEEELWEEEFEKKQTPGVVVSSKKAGFAVIEDFKMILDEAILSRMVMIYWRKLMQVLSAKIFMVTPSLRRYIELRLSPCLEDDPQSGNFYLAYKQQTIERLEEIKHLLHAVQVSLSYDVHRICPEAQALVEELLSKYPEHGNEQKPTSH; this is encoded by the exons ATGACCATCTATCAGCCAGATCTACCAGAG GGTATTCAGGAATTTGCTCATGCAATCATCAGTCATATGGAACACCTCAACAAGAGTCATCAGGTGACAG ATATTTATATTCCACATCATGAGAAAATGCACTTCCTGGATAAATGGGATATTGAGAGCATTCAGAGAGAAAAG ACAGAGTTTGAGCAGGCGGTAAGCCGCGCTGTGCTCTACCATCTGTTTCCTACCGTCGATTGTGTCTTCCGACTGGACCCTAATGGGGAGAGATACACTGCTGGTCAGATCCAGTACGCTGTCAATTTTAGACACCCGCCAGAGGGTTTCACAGCTTTTCAGGAGGATATCAA ACTACCCGAGGTTGGGATCCCGATGTTCTCTCTGTATGATGGAGTGTACCTAGAAAGAAACCATGCAGAATACTACATCGGTCTCTTCACACCAGACCCAAAAATGATGACTG AAGGGGTTTCTATCAGTGGACCATTCAGCCAGAAGGTCACAGCAGGAGTCAG AGATTACTTAATGAAGAGAATAGCAGGATGTGTGATGTTTGCCGAGTTCTCAGAAGCTGTTTACTGGTCTATACTGCTGTACCAGATGAACAG GTCTTCTTACCCTAGTGAGATAGCAGAGGAAATCCTGAAGCTGTGCAGCTCCACTCTGGGTCAGCTGAACGTTCTGTGGGACATGTGTCAGAGCCTGGTGATAGTGACCAAAGCCCAGCAAAAG GATGGACATTACAGTGATGAGATCAGAAGACAGATGGAACATTTCAGGAAGACAGCAGCGGTGATGTTTGATATAACACT aATTGAACGAAACCTAGGCATGAAATGCTTGGGTGATTTCTTGATCTCTAAATTTGACACCTTTCTATCCAGTGATTATACTTCCTTTGAG GTACACAAGGACCTTTCAGAGCTGTACTTTTACATCCAGGGCATGTTGATTCAAGTCTCCCAACATATGGCTGAACTCTGTCCAGCACTGAAA tCAGAAATCTTAGATGTTGCTCTAGTAAATCACTCAAATGCCCAGCCTGAACCAATTTTCACTCGACGTCAAAGACCTGATGCTAAC GGAGGAGTGAGACATAACCCTGATGTTGTACATGGCATGGAGGACGAGAAGATGAGAGATCTAGAACATGAACGCATGG TTGTGGATGTGGCAGCTAATGGTGGTGATTATAACCAGATGATAAGGACTGAGGGGGTCCTAATGCAA TACTCCGTTGACACACACCTGGATGAGTCGTGGCACACATTTTTGACTGCTCTGCTGAATAAGGACCACCTTCCTCCCAATCCTTACCCCACACTCATCTCACTGTTCCGAGAGCAGGCCATGAG AATGGACCTGGTTTATCAGCCGAAGTCCAATATtacaaggtcattgtttcaaatcCACCCTATCTCTGAAGAAAAGGAAAGCAAAGCAGAGAATAGGCAATCAGATATCTACAAAGTTAATGGAGTAGATGCCCATG GTCTGTTGAGCTCTGTGTATGTTTTGGACAATGCTGGGTTCATTTCAATCAGTGAAGTTGTTCAGCCTTTGATTCAGAACAGAAAGTCGGAGATGAGAAAACAATTCTtg ATAAATGTTGGAACAGCATTGAGTGGTCCTAGTATTCTGTATGGGAAGGCCCAGCCGTACCTGAAGACAATAGACCTCCACGATCACTACTACATCCAGGGGCCCGTGGAGCAGAAGGAGGAGGCTGTCAGAGTGTTTGCCAGTATGG TGGAGACTTACATTGTGGAGTTGATCCATAAGAACTCTGTTCCCGTGCTGGGCCTCTATTTCCCCTCGGAGCGCTGGTCCTGGGAGAATATCATCAACAGACACGAGAGGAAAGGATTCTCGGAATTCTCCACCGTAATATTCCAACATGTTCAGCGGAAAGAACCTATCTACATGAAG GCTGTGGTTCTGATAGACTGGAGATACGTAACTGTGGAGAAATATTTCTTGCTGCATTACCTCACTGACAAATTTATTGA TCCTGACCTCTTTTACCCAGAAAGTGGAGTAACAATCTACCAGAGTGTGTTTTTCTCTAAAGAAAAA GCACAGTTCCATCGTCAAAACGGACAGCTGGAGTACGTCCCGGAATTACTGGAACAGGACGTCACGGCAGCGGAGGAACGTGTCGATCAGCTAATTGCTATCGGAGCCCGGCAAAACGAATGGCTGGAGGTCCACAGGGGGGTACTGCTCAAAAGCCTGCTAGGAATG GTTAGAGATGACAACATAAAGGAAATCACCGATACTGATGTAGACCATTTTGAGGTTTTGTCTAAG GAGCAGACTTACATAGTGGAGGCCTGGTATGTTCTTCATAGTATGGCAGCTCAGATGGAGTATATGATCGCCTTGACTGGTTCCCTGCAGGACCTGACACAGCTCTTTATGGAGATGGACCAGTACAAAAAGAAGTATGATGATTACATGGCTAAAGTCACGAAGGAAGAAAGGCCACCTACACCACCAAAGGAGCAAAAGAAGAAGGAAAAGGAGagaaaaaagaaggaaaagtTAGCCAAAGAAATGAGAGAGAAGGAGGAGAAAACAAATAAAGTCAGCTTGTTAGAGAGGCAGAAGATGATAGTGAATGAGAAAAATGCAGAAGAGGTGAAGGCTGAGGAGGAAAAGGAGGAGGAAGAATTGTGGGAAGAAGAGTTTGAGAAGAAACAGACCCCAGGTGTGGTAGTGTCTAGTAAGAAGGCAGGATTTGCAGTCATTGAGGACTTTAAG ATGATCCTAGATGAAGCCATTTTAAGTAGGATGGTGATGATTTACTGGAGGAAGCTGATGCAGGTCCTGTCTGCCAAAATCTTCATGGTGACTCCTAGTCTGAGGCGGTACATAGAGCTCCGCCTCTCTCCCTGTCTAGAAGATGACCCTCAGTCAGGCAACTTCTACCTAGCTTACAAACAACAG ACAATTGAGCGacttgaagaaatcaaacatcTCCTACACGCGGTGCAGGTCTCATTGTCTTATGACGTGCACAGAATTTGTCCAGAGGCACAGGCACTTGTAGAAGAATTGTTGTCCAAATATCCAGAGCATGGAAACGAGCAGAAACCAACATCACATTGA
- the LOC105327848 gene encoding probable serine/threonine-protein kinase dyrk1, translating into MFTCLLSLWVMVVTVESQSAWETARTHRQSPQGFSLMGGHQKEPGTNRHVASHTAGHSTPPPSNGKISFQHSNAKSHGAAPETGTVNRQVPPSNAAQSQKTMTSKNAQPTQGSNPPYHTKHDAGWAAVHKGEVQQHHPQNTIVNKNLKRVIPSDKNSVMIVDHIWKMFQINSAANPTQTAPVSNTNQGHKKASGFRMKLRDAFMPANKVEKIASNDHKHPPMSTSHHNALNNLHQHNNIHNNINHHGNHMNNHTNTHMNHLNNNQFNNNNQFNNQVYNKSPYSNMNNNQQYNNNLNHNNQYNNHNNNNNNNNKSTGGNYQGNVINPIKRVMKRVLSPYDKIHSGLETIKTEVGAQQGMLGQLQKSMDKMKEIFLAIQTDMKNVLNSINSIMNMQ; encoded by the coding sequence ATGTTTACTTGTTTGTTGAGCCTTTGGGTAATGGTGGTGACTGTTGAGAGTCAGTCCGCGTGGGAAACGGCAAGAACTCATCGTCAATCACCGCAAGGATTCAGTCTAATGGGAGGGCACCAGAAAGAACCTGGAACCAACCGCCACGTGGCTTCCCACACAGCCGGACACTCTACGCCACCACCTTCCAACGGAAAAATTAGCTTCCAACATTCGAACGCTAAGTCTCATGGTGCCGCACCGGAAACAGGAACCGTTAATCGACAAGTGCCACCAAGCAATGCTGCACAGTCTCAGAAAACCATGACCTCGAAAAACGCTCAACCGACCCAGGGTTCGAATCCCCCCTATCACACCAAGCACGATGCGGGATGGGCAGCAGTTCATAAAGGAGAGGTTCAGCAACACCATCCGCAAAACACGATAGTCAACAAGAATCTGAAGCGGGTCATTCCAAGTGACAAAAACAGTGTCATGATCGTGGATCATATTTGGAAAATGTTCCAGATCAACTCGGCGGCGAACCCGACTCAAACAGCCCCTGTATCCAATACCAATCAAGGGCACAAGAAGGCATCAGGTTTTCGTATGAAACTTCGAGACGCTTTTATGCCAGCGAACAAGGTAGAGAAGATAGCTTCTAATGATCACAAGCACCCACCGATGTCGACTAGCCACCACAATGCACTCAACAACCTTCACCAACACAACAACATTCACAACAACATCAACCACCACGGCAACCACATGAACAACCACACTAACACTCACATGAATCACCTCAACAACAACCAATTCAATAACAACAACCAATTTAACAACCAAGTATACAACAAGAGTCCATACAGTAACATGAACAACAACCAACAATACAACAACAACCTGAATCACAACAACCAGTACAACAatcacaacaacaacaacaacaacaacaacaaatcaACGGGAGGAAATTACCAGGGAAATGTAATCAACCCCATTAAGAGAGTCATGAAACGAGTCCTGTCCCCTTACGACAAGATACATTCGGGGCTGGAAACCATCAAAACGGAAGTAGGTGCTCAACAAGGAATGCTTGGACAACTGCAGAAATCTATGGACAAAATGAAGGAAATCTTTCTCGCAATTCAAACTGATATGAAAAATGTGCTGAATTCGATAAACTCAATAATGAACATGCAgtga